The following coding sequences are from one SAR116 cluster alpha proteobacterium HIMB100 window:
- a CDS encoding DNA helicase, Rad3 produces MNTPLDVNEFPVLFPDVNGLVMISPDGEITHPNLTQAAEISRRKRVLICHRKWTEARLNAEVEKPADVLELFAFVRPAQFCLPTPAGLASRLGLAAPGSAEDKAMTILRAAQSLIDELALLPDKDKQKLARLADMMGRGGWQWAGPILSCFGALSGPPGPPDGRAGAIWADLDEIDDIPPRGEPGTRPVMPDEARARLAEMLGKAAEIRQSQSDYAAALSPVFASPEATPGPALLLAEAGTGTGKTLGYLAPASLWADANKASVWVSTYTRTLQHQIADELSRLYDRDKSAEKKVVIRKGRENYLCLLNLEEALSRLPGQPADAVALGLMARWAATSQDGDLTGASFPAWLIDLIGTRASLGLADRRGECIHSACSHYHKCFVERSIRTARQADIVIANHALVMIQAALSGPEDKFRPTRYIFDEGHHVFDAADSAFAAALTAGEAAELRRWVRGAEDGRRGRARGLEKRLSELVADDEGALAALEAASEAARILPGTGWRKRLNEASPAGPAEAFFAAVRQAVYDRAASPDSQYDLQADLYPVPQAVIDTGLVFKDSLAQLSDPLMKLASYLQGLLDEEADSLDSQTRTRIEGAARGLIRRASGPVAAWMVMLADLVGDGRDGFVDWMQIDRRDGTDIDLGLLRHWLDPTIPFAQQVLDNAHGVAVTSATLKDETKPQTEMTAVHTNQDGWAAAKMLSGAAHLAHPALLSEHASPFDYAKQARIYIVNDVARDRADGVAAAMAALMIAAEGGALGLFTSIMRLRSTWPELMRRLTAENIPLYAQHMDRMNLQTLLQLFREDRRSVLIGTDAVRDGVDVPGDALRMMIYDRVPWPRPDMLFRARAAWQGRDAWTDRITRMKLRQAFGRLIRRADDKGVFIMLDSRLPTRLTSAFPPDVEIVRTGLADAIERSKAFLKTE; encoded by the coding sequence CGGGTGCTGATTTGTCACCGCAAATGGACCGAAGCCAGGCTGAATGCAGAAGTGGAGAAACCGGCAGATGTGTTGGAATTATTCGCGTTTGTGCGGCCTGCTCAATTTTGTCTGCCTACTCCTGCGGGTCTGGCCAGCCGGTTAGGCCTTGCTGCACCAGGTTCAGCAGAAGATAAAGCCATGACCATTCTGAGGGCTGCACAAAGTTTGATTGATGAGCTGGCTTTACTGCCGGATAAAGATAAACAAAAACTGGCCCGTCTGGCGGATATGATGGGTCGGGGCGGATGGCAATGGGCCGGGCCAATCTTAAGCTGTTTCGGTGCGTTGTCCGGCCCGCCTGGACCGCCTGATGGCCGCGCTGGCGCAATCTGGGCTGATCTGGATGAAATTGACGACATCCCGCCGCGCGGTGAGCCCGGCACGCGCCCTGTAATGCCAGATGAAGCGCGGGCCCGGCTGGCAGAGATGCTGGGCAAGGCAGCAGAAATCCGGCAAAGTCAGTCAGATTATGCCGCTGCGCTAAGTCCTGTTTTTGCCAGTCCTGAAGCCACTCCCGGGCCAGCTTTATTGCTGGCTGAGGCAGGAACCGGAACCGGCAAAACACTGGGCTATCTGGCCCCAGCCAGCCTGTGGGCAGATGCCAACAAGGCCTCTGTCTGGGTGTCGACCTATACCCGCACCCTGCAACATCAAATTGCTGATGAGCTGTCACGGCTGTATGACCGGGACAAATCAGCAGAGAAAAAAGTCGTCATCCGCAAAGGCCGTGAAAATTACTTATGTCTGTTGAATCTGGAGGAGGCCTTATCGCGTCTGCCCGGCCAGCCTGCAGATGCAGTGGCGCTGGGGCTGATGGCCAGATGGGCTGCCACCAGCCAGGACGGAGATTTGACCGGAGCCAGCTTTCCAGCCTGGCTGATTGATCTGATCGGCACACGTGCCAGCCTAGGTCTGGCCGACAGGCGTGGTGAATGTATCCATTCTGCCTGCAGCCATTATCACAAATGTTTTGTTGAACGATCCATCCGTACCGCCCGTCAGGCCGATATCGTCATCGCCAATCATGCGCTGGTGATGATCCAGGCCGCATTAAGCGGACCTGAAGATAAATTCCGGCCAACCCGTTATATATTTGACGAGGGCCATCACGTATTTGATGCCGCAGACAGCGCCTTTGCTGCCGCCCTGACCGCAGGTGAGGCAGCAGAGCTGAGGCGATGGGTCAGAGGGGCTGAAGATGGCCGCCGCGGACGGGCACGTGGCCTGGAAAAACGCCTGTCAGAGCTGGTCGCAGATGATGAGGGCGCCTTGGCGGCCTTGGAAGCGGCCAGTGAAGCTGCCCGCATCCTGCCGGGGACAGGCTGGCGCAAACGGCTGAATGAAGCCAGTCCTGCTGGCCCTGCAGAAGCCTTTTTTGCTGCTGTCCGGCAGGCAGTTTATGACCGGGCTGCCAGCCCTGACAGCCAGTATGATCTGCAGGCTGATCTGTATCCTGTACCGCAGGCGGTCATTGATACAGGCCTTGTCTTCAAAGACAGTCTGGCACAATTGTCAGACCCGCTGATGAAGCTGGCCAGCTATCTGCAGGGGTTGCTGGATGAGGAGGCAGACAGTCTGGACAGCCAGACCCGGACACGCATAGAAGGGGCTGCCCGCGGGCTGATCAGGCGGGCAAGCGGACCCGTAGCGGCCTGGATGGTGATGCTGGCTGATCTGGTCGGGGACGGGCGGGACGGTTTTGTTGACTGGATGCAGATAGACCGGCGGGATGGCACAGATATTGATCTGGGTTTATTGCGGCACTGGCTGGACCCAACCATACCGTTTGCGCAACAGGTCCTGGATAATGCACATGGGGTTGCGGTCACCTCAGCAACCTTAAAGGATGAAACAAAACCACAGACAGAGATGACGGCTGTACACACAAACCAGGATGGCTGGGCCGCCGCCAAAATGCTTTCAGGGGCAGCTCATCTTGCGCATCCGGCCTTACTGAGCGAACATGCCTCTCCTTTCGATTACGCCAAACAAGCCCGCATTTATATCGTAAATGATGTGGCCAGAGATAGAGCAGATGGTGTGGCCGCCGCCATGGCCGCGCTGATGATTGCTGCAGAGGGCGGCGCGTTGGGCCTGTTTACCTCTATCATGCGGCTGCGCAGTACCTGGCCAGAATTGATGCGCCGGCTGACGGCCGAAAATATTCCGCTCTACGCCCAGCATATGGACCGGATGAATTTACAAACGCTGTTGCAACTGTTCAGAGAAGACCGCCGGTCTGTTCTGATTGGCACAGATGCCGTGCGTGACGGGGTCGATGTACCTGGTGATGCGTTAAGGATGATGATTTATGACCGGGTGCCTTGGCCGCGCCCGGATATGCTGTTCCGTGCCCGGGCGGCCTGGCAGGGCCGTGATGCCTGGACTGATCGGATCACCCGTATGAAACTGCGCCAGGCCTTTGGGCGGCTGATCAGGCGGGCTGATGATAAGGGTGTGTTTATTATGCTGGACAGCCGCCTGCCGACCCGGCTGA